In one window of Candidatus Falkowbacteria bacterium DNA:
- a CDS encoding DUF5011 domain-containing protein, giving the protein MRLSNKLILLSLAFSLIFFVNVKASRAEDIPPSDPDTTAPVITLLGDANISLNVGDAYVDAGATANDNLDGDISSKIVVTNLVNTALAGNYTVTYNVSDLAGNNATPLVRNVTVNNLTPSYKEEFIIRNGNKIIWQGEVALPESGTVSINDSLGAAHSLDSRSVLALLYSIDQTSEAFSISNLQYYDSYGTFYLKCILPNGEAELCDDWQYAVGTLSPGQSIATTTLSGNNTVGIFFGSAHRLSFSSSKIVINSNLVVKAENYSYLTNSWNALPTVSIGITLPNPTDPWNPQVITTKAVDALGEASFNINEANTYNVGIVEDYYYPSYQLIVTLPITGGEAKTTTKSFDVNKSIEFLKKNQSSDGSFAGAGLYTDWAAMAYSAAEVNDASRDSLLAYLEKSSKLSSNITDNERRAMTLLALGKNPYDFEKVNYIASIVKEFDGTQFGDKSLINDDVFALIPLLRSGYTKDDEMIKQSVAYILSKQEANGSWNNSVDMSAATIQALNELKTLSNVSLALDKVEQYLIAQQKNDGGFDSVYSTSWALQAMNKRSSSWNKNNLSPLDYLAKQQVDDGAVLVSTETLANRIWSTSYAIVAALKKTWFDILKPVLLPIVDKTTDEVVIELVAAENPKEIFVESAPGLVDELSEIAISSPIKLAVKKPAAVSNDDLLAVQAPTTSSVAPTVDNTNNDQSPLKKALPFITVAFVVIGGIFVARFWV; this is encoded by the coding sequence ATGAGATTAAGTAACAAACTAATTTTATTAAGCCTAGCTTTTTCATTAATATTCTTTGTTAATGTTAAGGCTTCTCGAGCCGAAGATATTCCGCCGAGCGATCCAGATACAACGGCGCCGGTCATCACTTTATTAGGCGACGCAAATATTTCGCTTAATGTCGGCGATGCTTATGTTGATGCTGGAGCAACCGCCAATGATAATCTTGATGGTGATATTAGTTCAAAAATTGTTGTTACTAATTTAGTAAATACTGCTTTGGCTGGAAATTACACTGTTACTTATAATGTTAGTGATTTGGCTGGTAACAACGCCACGCCACTTGTGCGCAATGTCACTGTTAATAATTTAACGCCAAGCTATAAAGAAGAGTTTATTATTCGTAATGGCAATAAGATTATTTGGCAGGGAGAAGTTGCCCTACCTGAATCCGGTACAGTATCAATTAATGATTCTTTAGGTGCTGCACATAGTCTTGACTCACGAAGTGTCCTAGCTCTACTTTATTCTATCGATCAAACAAGCGAGGCTTTTTCAATTTCAAATTTACAATATTATGATTCTTATGGAACATTTTATTTAAAATGCATTTTACCAAACGGCGAAGCTGAATTGTGTGATGATTGGCAATATGCAGTCGGCACTTTAAGTCCTGGTCAAAGTATTGCCACAACAACTTTGTCTGGCAACAATACGGTGGGAATATTTTTTGGTTCAGCTCATCGCCTGAGTTTTAGTTCTAGTAAAATAGTCATTAATTCAAATCTAGTAGTTAAAGCAGAAAATTATAGTTATTTAACTAATTCTTGGAACGCTTTGCCAACTGTTTCAATTGGCATAACCTTGCCTAACCCAACCGATCCTTGGAATCCACAAGTTATTACTACCAAAGCAGTTGATGCTTTGGGTGAGGCCAGTTTTAATATCAATGAAGCTAATACTTACAATGTTGGTATAGTGGAAGATTATTATTATCCGTCTTATCAGTTGATTGTTACTTTGCCAATAACTGGCGGAGAAGCTAAAACTACTACAAAGTCTTTTGATGTTAATAAATCTATTGAATTTTTAAAAAAGAATCAATCAAGCGATGGCTCATTTGCGGGAGCTGGTTTATATACTGATTGGGCGGCTATGGCTTATTCGGCCGCTGAAGTAAATGATGCTTCGCGTGATTCATTATTAGCTTACTTGGAAAAATCTTCTAAGCTGAGTTCTAATATAACGGATAATGAACGCCGGGCAATGACACTTTTAGCTTTAGGAAAAAATCCTTATGACTTTGAAAAAGTAAATTACATTGCCTCAATTGTAAAAGAGTTTGATGGCACTCAATTTGGAGATAAAAGTTTAATTAATGATGATGTATTTGCGCTGATTCCTCTTTTGCGTTCGGGCTACACTAAAGATGATGAAATGATAAAACAAAGCGTGGCTTATATTTTATCTAAACAAGAAGCCAATGGATCATGGAATAACAGCGTTGATATGAGCGCGGCGACAATTCAGGCACTTAATGAATTAAAAACTTTATCTAATGTTTCTTTGGCGCTTGATAAAGTAGAACAATATTTAATTGCTCAGCAAAAAAATGATGGTGGTTTTGATTCGGTTTATTCTACAAGTTGGGCTTTACAAGCCATGAACAAAAGAAGTTCTAGCTGGAATAAAAATAATTTGTCGCCATTAGATTATTTAGCTAAGCAGCAAGTTGATGATGGAGCAGTTTTAGTTTCAACCGAAACATTGGCTAATAGAATTTGGTCAACTAGTTATGCTATTGTAGCAGCTCTGAAAAAAACTTGGTTTGATATTTTAAAACCAGTGTTATTGCCAATCGTAGATAAAACAACAGACGAAGTAGTGATAGAGCTTGTTGCTGCAGAAAACCCAAAAGAGATATTTGTAGAAAGCGCTCCTGGTCTGGTTGATGAGCTAAGCGAGATAGCAATTAGTTCGCCGATAAAATTAGCAGTCAAAAAGCCAGCAGCAGTAAGCAATGATGACCTACTAGCAGTTCAGGCTCCGACAACGAGCTCAGTCGCGCCAACCGTGGATAATACAAACAATGATCAATCGCCCTTGAAAAAAGCCCTGCCATTTATAACTGTTGCCTTTGTGGTTATTGGTGGTATTTTTGTGGCTCGTTTTTGGGTCTAG